The nucleotide window GCGGTGAAACGGGTCAGGGCGTAGGTCCGCTGGACCTCGTCACTGGATGGGTAGGTCGCGGCCAGTTCCTCGGCCCGGTCGATCGTGTCGGTCAGGGCGTCGAACCGGTCGGCTTGCCCCTGGTATTTCGCGGTGTTGAACAGAGCCTTAATCAGCCGCTCGTGAACCTCTCGTCTGGTGTCGGGATACTCGGCAGCCAGCGTCTCCAGACGGTCGAGGTGTGAGTGGACCTGGTCAAACCGACCGGCTTTGCCAGCTGGCGCCGTCGCGTTGAAGTGGGCGACGGCCAACTGGATACGGATCTCACTCCGGAGGGGGTACTCGGTGACCACTTCCTCAAGCTGGTCGATACACGCACGGAGCTCCGAGCACCGACCAGCGTTCCCTTCGGACGCCGCCGCGGTGACGAGGCCTCTGGAAATCTGAAAGAGGACGTTCACGTCTGCTGGGTACGCGAGAGCGGCGGCCTCGACCACGTCGAAGTAACTCTCACAATCCACTGGTACGACCGCATCGGGATCGCCGTCGACGTACGCGACGTCCTCCAGCGCCTGGGCGAGTTCGAACAACACGTCATCGTTGTGTGGGTGGTCGTAGGCCAACTCGTGGAGACGGTCGAGGTGGCGCTGTTGGGTCTCGAAGGCACCGACTATCCCGGCGTCCCGCGCGACCCTGCGGTGGGCCGTCGCCAGTTGCGCCGTGATTCCGCCGTCCGTTGGGAACTCGGTCGCCAGTTCCGACAGGCGATCGAGGTAGCGTTCGTGCTCGTCGGGCTCGATACGACCGTCGTGTGCGAGGTGGGACGCAGCAGTGACGCCGGTGACGAGGCCTTCGGCGAGCCGTCGATGGATCTCCTCGTCTGTAGGATACTCACCTGCGAGCCCCTCCAGCCGGTCGAGGTACCGCTGGATGGTGTCGTACTCCAGTCGTCTGTCACTGCCGTCCATATAGACCGGGACGACGAGCGACCGGACCGTGCTCACCAGCCCCTTCGCGAGGGACCGGGCGATCCCCACGTCGGAATGGGCGATGGACACCGTCTCGAATCGGTCGAACCGGGCCGCGAGGTCGTCGACGTACCCATCCCGACGCTGGTAGGGAGCGACGTTTGCGAGGGCACTGGCCAGTTCGGACTGACACGCGTCGCCGGCCGGGTGGTCGAACGCGAGGGTTTCGAGACGGTCGAGGTGTGTCTCGACCCGTTCGAACTGACCGGCTTCGGAGTCGTGGAACGTAGCCAGCGAGAGGGTCTTCGCGAGCATGCGTTGTACATCGTCGGTGTCGGGGTAGTCGGCAGCCAAGGCGTCGAGACGTGCTTGGGCGGACCGTCGGTCCGCGACGTGATCACCGTCGGCCGCTGCAACCGCCGCGTTGTACAGGGCACTGGCCAGTTCGGACTGGATCCGCGTTGCGTCCGGATACCTGGCCGCCAAGGCGTCGAGACGGTCGAGGTGGAAGCGGACGGACGTCTCGCCGAGGTGACTCCCGTCATCCGCGAAGGGGGCTGCACACACGCGATTCGCGAGTGCCCTCGCGAATTGCAGTTGTATCTCGGTGTCCTCGGGGTGGTCGTCGGTGAGCCGGTCCAGCCGGTCGAGACAAGCCCCGATCACCCCGAAATCGACCTGGACGTCCGATTCCTCGTCGAAGACGGGGTCGAGGAGGATCCTGCTGGTGTCGAAGAGTGCATCGGAGAGGTGGAACGGGACGCGGCTATCGGGAGCGTCCGCAGCCAGGGCCTCGAATCGGTCGAACCGGCTCCAGTAGCCCTCGCTGTGACCGGCGTCGTCCGCGTACTGGGCGGCGTTCGCCAGGGCATTGGCGTAGTGGGTCAGGACTTCGTCCTCGTGGCGAGCGTCTGCCGCCAGCGCTTCTAGGCTGTCGAGATGGGCCTTGACCTGGTCGAACCGGGCGGCCCGCCCTTGGTGTACTGTCGCGACGGCGTGGGCCTTCGCCAGGGCGCTACGGAAGTGCGGGTCCGAATGGTCAGTCACCAGGCGCGCGAGCCGGTGGATGTGGGATTCGAGGATGTCGAGTCGTCCGGCCTCGCCCGCGTCGATACCTGCGTTGACGCTGGTCCGGGCGAACACGTGGCGGACCGGGTCGGAGTCGGGCGTCTCGGTCGCCAGCCGCTCCAGACGATCGATCGACGCCTCCGTTGCGTTGAACTGTCCCGCCTCACACTTGGCAGCCGTGGTCCACTGGAGCGTCCGGGCGAACACGAGACGAAGCAGGTCGTCGTCGGGGTGGTCCGCGACGAGGGCGTCCAGGCTGTCGAGCAGTGCCTCCAGGCTGTCGTCGAGTCGAGCGCTGTCCGCGGGTCCCAGGCCGGTGGAGACGATGGTCTCAGCGAGTCGCTGCTGCCAGTCGGTATCTGAGTTGCCGTCGGCACCGAGGAGGACATCGAGCCGTTCGAGACGGGGCCGGAACCCGTCGGGGAGCTTTCGGCCGGTGAGTGCCGCGCCGAGGAAGGCCTGGGACACCCTGAGCTGGACCGGGATTGTGTCGGGGTTGTCCGTCGCGAGCGTTTCGAGACGGTCCAGGGACCGCTCGCATGCAGGCTGGTCGCCCTGGGAGGTGACCACGTGGCAGTGTGCGCTGGTACAGTGGCCCTGGATGGCGTCCGTGTTCGGGTACTTGGCGGCGAGGTCGTCGAGACGGTCGAGGTGGGTCTGACAGTCGTCGACGCGATCTGTCTCCAGGGAATGGAACGTGGCGATGGCAAGGGCGTTCGCGAGTGACACCTGGAGTTGTGAGTGTGGGTACTCGGCGACCAGGAGATCGAGGCGGTTCAATCGATCATCGAGGGCGTCGAGACGTCCGGCCTTGCCCGCGTCGATCATGGCGTTGACCAACGCCTGGGCGAACTCCTGTCGTATCCCCACGTCGTCTGTGTCCTCGACCAGCCAGTCGAGCCGGTCGATATGCGTCCCGAGTTCGTCGAAGCGCTCGGCCGCCCCCGTGTGATATGCGGCGAAAAAGCGTGCCCGTGCGAGGGCAGTCGTGACCTCGTCGTCTGGCACCCTCTCTGCCAGCGATTCGAGGCGGCCCAGGTGAGCCGCCTGCGCGTCGAACCGTCCCGCCACACCCTCGTCCCACGTTGCCTCGGTGAGAATCCTAGCCAGCAGCGTTCGGAGATGCACGGACGACGGGTGTCTCCCGACGAGAGTCGCGAGGCGGTCGATGGGGACGGCGAGACGCTCGAACCGACCAGCCTCGACAGCGTCCACCATCGCAGTATATGCGACGGCGACGAGGTGAGACTGTCCCTCGTCGGGTGAGCGTTCGGCGACGAGTCCATCGAGTTGCTCGGCCTGCCTCCGACGGTCGTCGCCCTCACCACCCCCTCCGTCGCCGAGTTCCTCGGCTGGGTTCAGCGCGTCGAGTAGTGTCTCGACCACGATGGAATCGGTCTCATCAGTGGTCACGTCGTCTCCGCCGGAGGGCTCGTCGTTCATACCCTGAAGAAGTTTCTTCCACTCAAAAAGTATCCGAAGGCTGACCCGTGGTCGGCGTATCCGGTCCCCGAGTCGGACCAGCAACAGTACCTGGATCGCCTGGAAACACTGGCTGACGCCTATCCCGATAGCGAAGCTTTCGATACAGGTGTCCCAAATCGTCGTCAGGCGGTGCGTCTCGCGGCGAAAGGACGAGTCGAATGAGTAGTGTTAAATGACTAAGGATAAATATTATAGCCGAGTGAAAATTAATGGATCTAGGAGATAAGCGAAAAGTAAAGGAGTTCAAGGAGGAGGAAATGCCGTCCCTAAAGGAATCGGTGGACGACGCAGCCGGTTTCGAGGTCGGTCTCGATATCGAGTGGGAATCACTCATCGACGAGAGAGTCAACGAAGATCTCTGGTTCGAGGGATGGATGAAAGTGTACTTCCAGCCGACAATCGATGCCTTCGAGGCGATCTGTAGCGACGAACTGGGGCGGGAAGCCCTCCAGGCGGACCTCGAATCGGTCGTGTTCAAGAACGAAGCAGGGATGACCGGTGACATCAGCTACGAAGATGGAGTCCTCACGGTGGACAAAGAACCGTGCACCAACATGGACAAAGTCGACAAACGGACGGAGTCCATCGTCTCGTTGCTCGAAAGCAACCTCTGAGAAGCCCCGTATTCTCCCACCGAGACGGATCGCGAGACGGTGCCCGATTTCGCGGTGTCACGGCACGCTTTCGGTCCCGAACGATACATTCGGGCAGGGGTTTTTTCCGAAACGCACCGTCCCGGATTCGCATCCTCACGGTGATAGTTCGTTTGCATGTCGAACATTTGTTGCAAGAAAATAGGCAGATTGAAAGTACAGTTGATATTATTGAGCGTATGAAATATAGGCGGAGTTTCATTGCGACACTCTCACTTTCAGCTTTCGCCGGGTGCCTGAGTTCGAACGACGATAACGGGGGAACTCCGACTGATACTGGCGGGACCCCAACCGATGTCACGGAGACGGCAACCGACGCTGACGACGGAACCGAAACCGAAACTGAAGATGGGGACGACGAAGCGGAACCGGAGATCCTTTCGGAGGATATTACGACGGATCGGACGCTTTCGGGAGAGACCGTATATCGGGTAACAGACACCCTCAGGGTTGAGGCGGCGTTGACGATCGAACCAGGAGCAACCCTCATCTTCGAGGAGGATACTGGCTTGGAGATTTACGGGCATGAGGACGGTTCGATTATCGCTGACGGGACCGCATCGGAAGAAATCGTATTCACCGCCAGCCAGGAGACGCCAGGGTGGTGGAACGGAATCTTCGTGTGGTCGGAGGCACGAAACAACCGCTTGAATCACGTCGTCGTCGAGTACGGCGGGCGTAACAACGAGGCGAATATCCATCTAGACAGCAGTACATACCTTCCGCTCACGAATTCGACGGTAACGAACAGTGACGGGTACGGCCTCTATATCGACGAGAATGTAACGATGCCCGACGTTGACTCGAACGAGTATACCGAAAACGAACGTGGGGCAGTCCGTGTGACTGCGAATAACCTCCACTATCTAGATTCAGAATCCTCGTACACAGGCAACACGGCGGATGTGGTCGTCGTTGAGGCCGAAACAGTGTCAGTTGAGGATGATAACGTCGATAGCGGTGCCGTGACATGGCACAATCTCGGCGTGCCCTATCGAGTGAACGGCCAGATCAGAGTGGAAGATATCGAAGTGACTGTCGATCCGGGCGCCGTCTTCAGGTTCGAGGAGGGAACATCCATTCAGATGGCACCTGACAGTGCACTCATCGCCGAAGGAACTCCTGAAGAGGAGATTGTGTTCACAGCTACCGACGATGTCCCCGGCTGGTGGGACGGTATTGTCATGTCGTTCTCTGAGAGCCGCAAAAACATCCTGAAACACGCCATCGTCGAGTACGGTGGCCGTGATACCAGTGGAAACGTTCACGTGGAAAGTGGTCGTATCAAGGTCGTTGATTCCACGCTCCGCCACAGCGAAGCGTTGGGTCTCTGGTCATCTGACGATGGAACGGTAAACGACGACGTCTGTGCCGTCAACGAATATCAAGACAACGCGGAGGGCGACTGTACCATCGAAACCTGATTCGGTCCGTACGCCAGTTTCTGCTATCGCTGCGTCTTCGGGCTTTTCTGGCGTACACTCGTCTCTGAGCGATTGGACGTAGGCAAAGCGTTCACAGTCGAACGAGGGATGGACGACCGAAAGACAGAGATTGACCAAACACCTGTCGGTGTAGCGCATGATCTACCCAGTCCGTAGGTCACGATCCGCATCGATGTACCACTGGAGTTCCGTCTCGGAGAGCGTGACGGCATCGGAATGGGAACGCTTGATCGTCTGTAACGCCTTGGCAATATTTCACTGACCTTCCTGTATCGTAGAATCCATGTGCTCCCAACCACCGACCCTGTCGACGAATCTGGGCGAAAGGCGGGTGTTCCGTTGCATCTCGGCGACCCACATCGAGAAGTTTCAAGTCGTGTAGGGAGGAACTTCATCCGGACACTGAACAGACACGCCTCGATCGAAACCGAAGAGCACTGTCGAAACGACTTGCGGCACTACGACCCACTCTCGGCGTCCTTTGCAGGCCAGACGGTGGGAGTTATCTGTCTGTCCTCGGTGGCCGATAGGTCGGCGCCGAAGGTCTCGACCAGGTCCTCGGCCGACGAGTCGCCGGCTTCGATTGCGGTGACCTCTACGGGCGTCAATCGCACGGAGACATCGCGCTCCACGGGGCCGCCGAGTAAGAACGTGAGAATCCACTCCCCGTCGCGGGCTAGCAAGACGTAGGAGTACCGTTTCCGGTCGAGGACTCGCATTGGTCGGTCAAGGGACGATACGGAGTAAACAGTTCCGACAGAAGCGAAGTCTTTTGCGCTCGCTATTCTCCCGTTGTGATATGTCTTTCCGCCAATTCGACGGGACAGCACGCGGCGGTGCGCGATGAGGGACGGGGCGACGGTGCAGTGGTGGACCCGCCTCGGCTCCGAGCGTGAACGATTCGTAACGGATGCGGTGCTGGCCGGTGACGATGGGCTGTACACAGTCGGCTGGTACGACGTGGGAGACCGCACTGGCGATGGATTCGGTGGCTTCCTGCAGCGACTCAGTCCAAGTGGAACCGTCGACTGGGAGTACCGCTGGGACCGGAAGCGACGGCCGAAGGCCGTCACGGTGAGCCCGGGTGGGCCAGTCGTCGCTGGCAAGAGTCTGTCAGCCGACACGGACCAGTCCGAGGAGGTGCCGCCAGCCTGGCTGGCGTCGGTGACGGCTGGTGGCGTCCGTCGCTGGGAACAAGAATACCCGTCTGGCTCCGGAGACACCTTCGAGACGGTGGTTACGACCCCGGACGGCGTCGTCGCCGGCGGCCAGACCGGCAGCTACTCCCGACGGTCACCGGGTTCCTGGGAGCGGGTCTACGGAACCAGAGATTGGCTCCTCGCCGCTGACGCCGACGATGGCACCGAACACTGGCGCGAACGGTACGCCGGCAACGACTGCAAGTCGCTCGTCGCCGACGAAACGGGCGCACTCAGATACGTCAGCGGCTCATCTGTTGCCTGGGTTTCGCCCGACGGAACCAAAGAACACAGCGAGTACTACTACGCCGAGACCGGGAGTTCCGACACGCTCGACAGCATCGCGTCCCACGAGCAAGGCTTAGACACCACCGGGTCCATGGACAGTGACCAGAACCGTGCTGGCGCGAGCGTCATCGCCGGGAAGGCGTGGGAACGGTCGGATGCGAACGACGCCAGACTACTCGTCATCGATACTGATGGCGAGATACTGCTCGACCGGGCCATTGGGTTCGCAGCGACCAGCAATTTCGGGCGAGATGCAATTGCACTCGACGACGGATACCTGCTTTCGGGAACTGCACTCTGCGGTGACGGCTCTCTCCCGTGGCTCGCCTGGTTCGATACCGACGGAACACTCACGGACTATCGGTTCGTCGTCCGCGCTCCTGATTCGGCACCCAAACTCGTCTCTGCCGGTACCGATGGTCCCGCAGGATACCCCATCGCAAGTCACCACGCCGACGTTGATCACCTCGTTCCGACACGGAACGGGCTGTTCGTCGTGTATAACGAACGCGACCGCTCGCAGAATCCAGAACACAGACAGAGCTGGATTGGTTCCCTCACCTAGCGGCCGATATGGGTCGTTCGGAGTCGACTGTTGTCCAACACCAGTGTGATTATATCTCGATACTCCGTCTCGAAAGGAAATGGCCGACGAGTCCCCCCCCGAGTCCACACCAGCGTATCGATTCATATTTACAATACTATATTAATCACATTCTGATACTTCTTTTGCGATGGTAAAGTGAAAACTGACTGCAATCATCAGCATACTCGCTGTCATCTGGACGGGGACGATTGATCTAGCTGTACACTATCGCGACAACGACACTTGTGGAAAAAAACATGACCACGAACCTGTAATTCGTGAGAATTCAACACAGCCCAACAGACGTATCTGTGTTCCCAACTAGCTACAAAACGGACACATGTTCGATCTAACCGGGTTTCAGCGTGATCTGCTGTACGTTATGGCGGGGTTAGATGAGCCGCACGGCCTTGCCATCAAAGAAGAACTGGAGGACTACTACGAAACCGAGATTCACCACGGTCGGCTCTATCCGAATCTCGACACCCTCGTCGAGAAGGGTCTCGTCGACAAAGGCGAGAAAGACCGTCGAACCAACAGCTACCGACTGACAGCACGGGGGCGTCGCGAGATCGAAGCCCGAAATGAATGGGAGCAGCAGTACCTCGATGCAATGGACGAATAACCCCCTCTCCAACCGAATTTCTCTCTCTTCGCAGACACTACAAGCCACCCGAGCGCGTTCGTTGGGATAGCGGGTGACCAGCACCGGACGGTGAAGATGGGTGACTCAGCAGTGGTCAGTACAGTCCTCGCGGACGATTGTCGTTGCATCCGCCTCATGGTCGTAGCGAAACTCGTTTATCGAGCAGTTTGCCTGTGACTGCTCCATGAGTGCTTCGCGATGTTGAGCCCCTTCACGTGCCGAGAAGCAAGCGGATGGAACCACCGTGAGCAACAATAAGGTCAGCTCCGTCGGGTCACAATTAGTCGGCAATTCCGTCGTTTCCTTCGTCCGGTGAGGATTTCTACTCACTCCTCGAATATCACTCTGAAAAACTTGGCTGTCAACCGATACTACCGAGCTGAGACGGTGCAGCCGGTGTTAGCTTTGGATTTCGATCTCCGTTCCACGGGTTGTCCCACCAGTCATCACCGGCAGTCGGACTTCGAGAATACCGTTATTATACTGCGCCGTGATTTCATCGTCGTCCACGTTCTTCGGGAACCGGAAGCGACGATGGTAGGTCTTCCGCTGGCCGCGTTTCTCGTCTTCGTGCTCGGCAGCGATGTTGAGCACGCCTTCGTCCCACGAAACCGTCATCTCCTCGGAATCGAAGCCCGGCATTTCGACGCTCAGGACGAACTCATCGTCTGCTTCGTACAGTTCGTAGTCGTTGCGTCCGGTTTCGAATAATCGACTCGGGAAGTCTGTGCCTTGGAACCAGGAACTTGCGGGACCAGTTGGAAGAGCCATTGCTGATCACCTCGATTCCATCAAAATATTGTCCGCGGTTCGTAAAAACTATTTCTTAATTTTCAATATAATTTTGATGTAAATCGTGATGCCGTCCTGCGGTCCTCATTTTGATTGTGTGACCAAAACGGGTGGAGAAAGAAACACCGGATTTCGGTTCTTCCGGCGACGGGCGTGGCGTACTCACCGGTGTTTGGATCGTCTCCAAAGCCCACTACGCTTGCCGTGTCTCCAATTCCTCTTCGACGCGGTGAGCTTTGCTCAGCTGTCGACAGCTACGCTTTCTGTTTTTCCAACCATTCGATGAGCGTGTTCCGGTCGTCTCCGGCTCGCTCGGCTTCGATGAGTTTCATTATGTCCAAGTGCTCTCCTTTGACTCGGTCTTTGACTTCCTCTACAGTTCCCGAAACCATGGTCTCGTAGTCCATCTGCGTTTCCTCGACAGTTGCCGAGCTCCCGCTGGGTGGTACCGAGGGGGGGCCAGCGTCAGTCTTCTCGGACTTTGCCTGGGATACTTTTTTCGGAGACCCACTGGTGGACGGCATCCCACCGTTTATTACCGGGCTTCGCCCTGGCTCTGGTTTTGGTCCCGGCGCTGCGCCGGCGTCGGTCGCCCGACCTGTAGGAGAGACGTCCATTCCGTTCTTGGACGGAGGTGTTGGCAGCGATTGGGGAGCAGCACCACCGTTAGTGCCCTGTTCCGGTCTCTCCCGCGTTCGCCTCGGTTGCGGACCAGAAGTCGCTGTCTCTTCTGCTAGTGCAGGACTGGAACTGGGCGCTTCACCCGCGTCGGTGGCTTCTTGGTGCGTCTTCTCCCTCCCTCTGGTTCCTTCGTGTATCTTCTCCGCCCCCTTTCGAACCTCGGCCTTAGTCGTCTCAGTGTCGGCTTCTTCGTCAATCTCGATTATAATACGCATTGTCTGCTCACCTCTAGTTCAGTACTGCGTATCTGGCCTCAACCTGGACGCTGTCGCTAGTGGTGTTTTGAATCGATACCCAGTACGTGATGTTGTCGCTCGATGCGCGTTCTACTTCCACGTCCCAGTCGATCTGTGGTCCACCCTTCTCGGGTGACGTCGGAACGACGTACCACGTGACGTGCCAGTCTTCGGGCCACCCCCAAGTGAACCAGCGACGACTGCTGTTTGCCGGGACGGTACCGCGGAATTGAACTCCTGTTCTCATACTCGTGTCTCCGTGTATGTTCGGTCGTGTCGACTGTGTGCGTTCGTGAATTCGTTCATCCGTTACGTTTCTCCAAGGACAGCGTAGCGGGCCTCAACGTCCACCGACGAAGACGTCTTGTTCGTGATGCTGATCCAGTACGTGATGTTCTCGTGTGTGGCCCGTTCGACCTCCACGTTCCATCCAATCTGGGGTCCACCGGGGTCGGGCGACGTCGGGACGACGGTCCACAAGACGTGCCACTGTGCTGGCCATCCCCAGGTGAACCAGCGTCGCGTGCTGTTCGCAGGGACGGTCCCACGGAACTGGACGCCGGTCCAGTTACTGGTCTGCAACGCATGGGGGACCAGTTCCCGGAGGTCCGGTCGGTTCCCGATTCGCTGTGAACTGGGGCGTCCGGGAGCGTCCTGCTGAGGCGACCCGGTCGAACGAAGCAGCTCCCGCGCTCGCAGCGGGCTGAGTTGGGCTTGTCTGTCCCGGCGCAGAATCCCTTGCACGCAGGCCAGAGCACCGACGACGATTGGGGAGGCACTCGACGTTCCGCTAAAGCCGTCGGTGTACCATTCGTTCCTGTCCGATCCGCCTTGGAGGTCGCCGTATCCAGTGCTGGTCACCTCTCGGCCCCAACCCTGCGCATCGATAATTCTCCCGTAGTTAGAGAAGCCGAGACGCGACCGGTCGGGGCCCCAGTCGTTCCCGTGAGTGCCCGGCGGCGGGGCACCAGCGCCGACGACAATGGCACCCGAGTCTCGGTCCCCCCGCTGGAACGGATTGCTCCAGTCGGAGGGGAACCACGATGGTCTGTTGTCGTAAATCGAATCATCGAGGTTTTCATCGCCGTTCCCCGCAGCCTCAACGACGATGACTCCCTTCGCGACGGCATACCGAATGGCCGCCCAATCGTCGGGCCACCATTCGATGGCGATATATCCGTCTTGGTCACTTCGCTGCTGGAAATTGTTCCGGGGGCCCGGTCGATGGATCTCTAGCAGCATGATATCGCCACGGTTCAACCGATTCGCTGCCAGACGAATCGCCCGTGCCGTAGCCATGGAGAAGGCGACAGCACTGATGTTGGCCTCCGACGCGATACCGGTGACTCCGAAGTCGTTTTGATCACCGCCAATCTCGCCGATGACAGCGGTCCCGTGGTTATCGTACGCCGAGTTAGTGCCGCCGACTACGCCTCCTTGGTTGTTCTGGTGGTCCTCGTGGCTGAAGTTCCAGCCCCACTCCAAGTCGATCACGTCGACTCCTTGGCCTCTGCCGCCAGCGAATTGCCACG belongs to Haloferax mediterranei ATCC 33500 and includes:
- a CDS encoding S8 family peptidase, translating into MKPNPREPEEIRGKRELVMVAKPDVKLRARPEGLTSAADVDISPLSDVLDDEGATIEPLFGTTEERLQADVESVASESDLDVPDLSVYYNVHTDEDRMEEVAKRLNELETVEAAYVKPPAEPAEAVGEAEFEALNDMTPVTESPPAHTPDFVSRQGYLDAAPDGIDARYAWQFAGGRGQGVDVIDLEWGWNFSHEDHQNNQGGVVGGTNSAYDNHGTAVIGEIGGDQNDFGVTGIASEANISAVAFSMATARAIRLAANRLNRGDIMLLEIHRPGPRNNFQQRSDQDGYIAIEWWPDDWAAIRYAVAKGVIVVEAAGNGDENLDDSIYDNRPSWFPSDWSNPFQRGDRDSGAIVVGAGAPPPGTHGNDWGPDRSRLGFSNYGRIIDAQGWGREVTSTGYGDLQGGSDRNEWYTDGFSGTSSASPIVVGALACVQGILRRDRQAQLSPLRARELLRSTGSPQQDAPGRPSSQRIGNRPDLRELVPHALQTSNWTGVQFRGTVPANSTRRWFTWGWPAQWHVLWTVVPTSPDPGGPQIGWNVEVERATHENITYWISITNKTSSSVDVEARYAVLGET
- a CDS encoding PadR family transcriptional regulator — protein: MFDLTGFQRDLLYVMAGLDEPHGLAIKEELEDYYETEIHHGRLYPNLDTLVEKGLVDKGEKDRRTNSYRLTARGRREIEARNEWEQQYLDAMDE
- a CDS encoding Hsp20/alpha crystallin family protein, whose amino-acid sequence is MALPTGPASSWFQGTDFPSRLFETGRNDYELYEADDEFVLSVEMPGFDSEEMTVSWDEGVLNIAAEHEDEKRGQRKTYHRRFRFPKNVDDDEITAQYNNGILEVRLPVMTGGTTRGTEIEIQS